GGTTCATCGCTTTATTATACGCCCCGGTTCATTTATTTTCCAGAACAGGCACCGGCGCCAGTTCCCGTGTCGAACGCACGCGTGCATCAGGTGACGTGCGTCAACCGCTTCCGATGACTTCCGGCACTTCGTGGCCCGCCGCGCAACCGGCAGGCTGTGACCGTCGGAGCGTGTCATTGTGGGAGCGCGCGCTAGCGCTTATCCTTTTTGACCTTTTTCGATCCGCATGGGACACGAGCAGATGGCGATGAATATCGAGCAGGCGCGACTCAACATGGTGGAAAACCAGGTGCGCCCGTGGGAAGTCCTGGACGCCCGCGTGCTGGACGTGATCGCCCGCGTGCGCCGCGAGGATTTCGTCGCCGCCGAACATCGCCAGCTCGCCTTCGCCGACCTGTGCCTGCCGCTGGGCCACAACGAAGTGATGATGAAGCCGGTGGTGGAAGGCCGCGTGCTGCAGGCGCTGGAACTGCAGGGTACCGAGCACGTGCTGGAAATCGGCACCGGCTCGGGGTTCCTCACCGCCTGCCTGGCCGGCTTGTCGGCGCATGTCACCAGCGTCGACATCCATGCGGACTTCACGGCGGCCGCCGGTCAACGCCTGCAGGCCGCCGGCGTTTCCAACGCTGACCTGGTCACCGGCGAAGCCGTGAACGGGTGGCAGCCCGACGGCTTGTTCGACGGGCTGGTGGTGACTGGTGCGGTGCATGCGATACCGCCGCGCTGGCTGACCTGGCTCAAGCCCGGCGGTCGCGCCCTGGTGATCCGCGGTGAATCGCCGGTGCAGCATGCCACCCTGCTCATGCACGAGGGCGCCGGTCGCTACCGCGAAGAGGCCCTGTTCGAAACCGATCTTCCCTACCTGAGTCACGCCGAGCCGCCGCCGCGGTTCGTGTTCTGAGCTCATCCCCGAATCGATACCCACGAGGCAACTCATGCGTTTGAAGCTGCTCACTCTTGCACTGGCCCTGGCCGCCATCTCGCTGCCCAGCCACGGCGAGGACTTGCTGGACGCCTACCGTGAAGCCCGCAACAACGACCCAGTGCTGTCGCAGGCCGATGCCAGCAGGCTGGCGACCGGTGAAGGCGTGACCCAGGCCCGCGCGTCGCTGCTGCCGCAGATCGGCGCCAGCATGAGCCTGAACCAGACCAATGGTGGCGGCCAGATCGGCCACAGCCGCTCGCGCACGATCAACGGCACCTTGAGCCAGAGCGTGCTGGACTTCAGCAAGTACGCCAACCTCAAGGCCGCCCACTCGGCTTCCGAGGCCCAGGACGAGCTGTACGCATCCGCCGGGCAGCAACTCTACGTGCGCGTGGTGGCCGCCTACTTCGGCGTGCTGACCAGCGAGGATGGCCTCACCTACGCCAAGGCCAACGAGGACGCGTTCCGCCAGCAGTACGAGCAGTCCGACCAGCGCTTCAAGGTCGGCCTTTCGGCGATCACCGACGTCTACCAGGCCAAGGCGTATTACGAAGCGGCGAAGTCGCAGACGATCGCCGCGCAGAACACCCTCAATGATTCCCGCGAGGCGCTGGCCCAGATCACCGGCAAGCCCACCGGCGACCTGAAGAAGCTGCGCGACGACCTGCCGATGCAGCCGCCGTCCCCGGCCGACCAGGACGCCTGGGTCAAGCAGGCGCTGGAAACCAATCCCGACCTGCTCGCCCAGAAGAGCAACGTGGAAACCGCCCAGCACAACATCAGCGCGGCGCGGGCGGCGCATCTGCCCACGATCACCGCCGGCGTGTCCTACGGCAAGGGAGCCGGCTGGTCCGAAGGCAATGCCGCGGCCCGCTATCGCGACCCCGCCTCGACCACGATCGGACTGACCCTCAACGTGCCGATCTTCTCCGGCGGTGCCACGCAGTCACTCGTGCGCCAGTCGATCTACCAGCGCGACGGCGCCGCCGACGCGCTGGAAGCGCAGCGTCGCCAGGTCGTGCGCGACACGCTCAACTACTATCGTTCGGTGATCGCCGGCATCGCCCAGGTCGAATCGGCGAAGGCTTCGGTGGAATCGGGCCGCAAGGCGCTGGAAGCGACCCGCGCCGGGTTCGAGGTCGGCACCCAGACGATGACCAACGTGCTGCTGGCGATCCAGACCCTGACCTCGTCGGAGAGCAGCTACTCGCAGGCGCGGCACCAGTTCATCCTCAACAAGCTGCTGCTCAAGCAGACCGCCGGCACCGCCGACGTGAAGGACATCGAGCAGATCAACGCGTTGCTGCAGTAAACCGCGGCGCCACGTTTCACGGAACGGCCGGGCATGTCCCGGCCGTTCCGTTTCCGGACGGACGATCCGTCATTCCTGCAGCATGCCATCGATCAGTTGCATGACCCGCTGCACCGCCCCGCGCTCTCGTTCGAACACGCCCTGGGCATCGCGACCCATGCGTTCGCGGCTGGCCGCATCCAGCAACAGCCGCAGCACGTCGGGGCCCAGTTGCGCGGTGCCGGTCACGCGCATCGCGCCACCCTGCTCGATCAGGCTGCGGGTGATCTCGTCGAAATTGAAGGTGTGTGGCCCGACCAGCACCGGCACCGACAGGGCTGCCGGCTCCAGCACGTTGTGGCCGCCGATCGGCACCAGGCTGCCGCCGACGAAGGCCACGTCGGAACCGGCGAAGAACGGCATCAGCTGGCCCATCGCGTCGATCACGAAGACCTGGTGCGAGGACGACGGCACGCCTTCGAGACCGCGCGTGGCCACCGTGAAACCCAGGCTGCGCACCGAGTGCTCGACCAGCCGGAACCGTTCGGGATGGCGTGGCGCCAGCAGCAGCAGCGCATCGGGCAGTCGCTTGAGCACCTGCAGGTGCGCCTCAAGCACCGCCTGCTCTTCGCCCTCGTGCGTGCTCGCCGCCATCCACACCGGGCGACGCGGCCCCCACTGCTCGCGCATGCCGGCGGCCAGCTCCACCGCGCCATCGGGTATGGGCATGTCGAACTTCATGTTGCCGGTGACCAGCACCTGTTGCGGATCGGCACCGAGCAGGCGATAACGCGCCGCATCGGTGCGTGACTGCGCGGCGATCAGGGTCACGCAACGCAAGGCGGATCGCAGCAGCCCGCGCAGCGGCCGGTAGCCGCGCAGCGAACGCTCGGACAATCGCGCATTGACGATCATCAGCGGAATGCCGCGGCGGCGACAGGCGAAGTAGAGGTTGGGCCAGATCTCCGTCTCGACGATCAGCGCCAGCCGTGGCCGGATCTTCTTCAGGAAACGGCTCACCGCGTACGGCAGGTCGTACGGCAGATAGACATGGAACACGCTGTCGCCGAACAACTGCTGCACGCGCGCCGTGCCGGTCGGAGTCACCGTGGTGACCACCAGTTGCGCCCTGGGGTAATCGCGTTGCAGTGCCTTGATCAGGGGCTCGGCGGCATTCACCTCGCCCACCGACACCGCGTGCACCCACAGGCTGCCGTTGAAGCCCGGCGTCCTGAAGAACCCGAAGCGCTCCGGCCAGCGCTGGTG
This is a stretch of genomic DNA from Rhodanobacter sp. FDAARGOS 1247. It encodes these proteins:
- a CDS encoding protein-L-isoaspartate O-methyltransferase, with amino-acid sequence MAMNIEQARLNMVENQVRPWEVLDARVLDVIARVRREDFVAAEHRQLAFADLCLPLGHNEVMMKPVVEGRVLQALELQGTEHVLEIGTGSGFLTACLAGLSAHVTSVDIHADFTAAAGQRLQAAGVSNADLVTGEAVNGWQPDGLFDGLVVTGAVHAIPPRWLTWLKPGGRALVIRGESPVQHATLLMHEGAGRYREEALFETDLPYLSHAEPPPRFVF
- a CDS encoding TolC family outer membrane protein, with protein sequence MRLKLLTLALALAAISLPSHGEDLLDAYREARNNDPVLSQADASRLATGEGVTQARASLLPQIGASMSLNQTNGGGQIGHSRSRTINGTLSQSVLDFSKYANLKAAHSASEAQDELYASAGQQLYVRVVAAYFGVLTSEDGLTYAKANEDAFRQQYEQSDQRFKVGLSAITDVYQAKAYYEAAKSQTIAAQNTLNDSREALAQITGKPTGDLKKLRDDLPMQPPSPADQDAWVKQALETNPDLLAQKSNVETAQHNISAARAAHLPTITAGVSYGKGAGWSEGNAAARYRDPASTTIGLTLNVPIFSGGATQSLVRQSIYQRDGAADALEAQRRQVVRDTLNYYRSVIAGIAQVESAKASVESGRKALEATRAGFEVGTQTMTNVLLAIQTLTSSESSYSQARHQFILNKLLLKQTAGTADVKDIEQINALLQ
- the waaA gene encoding lipid IV(A) 3-deoxy-D-manno-octulosonic acid transferase, coding for MRYLYTLAMFLVTPLLVLRLLARGVRSRPYHQRWPERFGFFRTPGFNGSLWVHAVSVGEVNAAEPLIKALQRDYPRAQLVVTTVTPTGTARVQQLFGDSVFHVYLPYDLPYAVSRFLKKIRPRLALIVETEIWPNLYFACRRRGIPLMIVNARLSERSLRGYRPLRGLLRSALRCVTLIAAQSRTDAARYRLLGADPQQVLVTGNMKFDMPIPDGAVELAAGMREQWGPRRPVWMAASTHEGEEQAVLEAHLQVLKRLPDALLLLAPRHPERFRLVEHSVRSLGFTVATRGLEGVPSSSHQVFVIDAMGQLMPFFAGSDVAFVGGSLVPIGGHNVLEPAALSVPVLVGPHTFNFDEITRSLIEQGGAMRVTGTAQLGPDVLRLLLDAASRERMGRDAQGVFERERGAVQRVMQLIDGMLQE